The proteins below come from a single Zea mays cultivar B73 chromosome 8, Zm-B73-REFERENCE-NAM-5.0, whole genome shotgun sequence genomic window:
- the LOC103637251 gene encoding uncharacterized protein — MLVFSDHVRSFVNPVWTSSGRPVDRKRTGPRPCPVCYLPVEQALALRPAKPSLSPVLQSLNYVLEDILIPKESKSGSLFGGFASLEERDKSYDIKDSMTVHCGFVRGKVPGLNTGFDIDEADHSEMQLCQSTVVASAIFGNYDVMQQPKNISKFSKDTVCFFMFLDELIELVGRKQFNSPLPKGAKILSGIVDRELKFFVPGTRHAQARGKPGPARRPACPCQPGTVPVPCLGCHVGPWCRHEPGPRKPRHGAGPLSRNKASRKEYACRVRNPSIPFSVSASPSPLLSSS, encoded by the exons ATGCTTGTGTTTTCTGATCATGTCCGGAGCTTTGTGAACCCTGTTTGGACATCGTCAGGCAGACCAGTTGATAGAAAACGCACTGGACCACGAC CTTGTCCAGTTTGTTATTTGCCAGTTGAGCAAGCACTGGCACTGAGACCAGCTAAACCATCATTGTCACCAGTCCTTCAAAGCTTAAATTATGTTCTTGAAGACATTTTGATTCCCAAAGAGTCCAAGAGCGGTTCTTTGTTTGGAGGTTTTGCATCCCTGGAGGAACGAGATAAGTCTTATGACATAAAAGACTCGATGACTGTACATTGTGG ATTTGTAAGAGGGAAGGTACCTGGTCTTAATACTGGGTTTGACATAgatgaagctgatcattctgagATGCAGCTGTGCCAGAGTACAGTTGTTGCCTCTGCTATTTTTG GTAATTATGACgtaatgcaacaaccaaaaaatATCAGCAAATTTTCGAAAGATACAGTTTGCTTCTTTATGTTTCTGGACGAACTCATTGAACTAGTGGGAAGGAAGCAATTCAACT CTCCCCTCCCCAAGGGCGCCAAAATTTTGTCAGGGATTGTTGATAGAGAGCTGAAATTCTTTGTT CCCGGCACCCGGCACGCCCAAGCACGGGGGAAGCCCGGCCCGGCACGACGGCCGGCGTGCCCGTGCCAGCCCGGCACGGTGCCCGTGCCATGCTTGGGCTGCCATGTGGGCCCGTGGTGCAGGCACGAGCCCGGCCCACGTAAGCCGCGGCACGGCGCCGGCCCGTTAAGCCGTAATAAGGCGTCGCGTAAGGAGTACGCGTGCCGCGTGCGTAACCCTAGCATCCCATTTTCTGTCTCGGCCTCTCCGTCTCCTCTCCTCTCCAGCTCGTGA